Within the Salarias fasciatus chromosome 2, fSalaFa1.1, whole genome shotgun sequence genome, the region TACATGAAACCTACATGAGTATAAAAACTTAGATGTGAGTCGCTCTCCTAATGTCGCAGAGAgcattttagttttgtttagtgCTTAAACTAACAGACAGCGGAACATCAGTTCATCCCATCCATCAAACATGAAGTTTAAACATAAATACCCTGAATTTAAAGAGTATGGGCAGAAGAAAAGAtaaaccaagtttttttttttttttttaaccacgaACACTTTTTCATCATGTTGCAAAACTCTGTTTTGCCGGATGATTAGCAAGTTATCTctatgaaaataaatacattttttcaaaACGCTAACTTCTGCAATCAGCAACAGGAAAGCCAAGGCTGTTGCTTTTCTCACAGGGTTAAGTTTATTAACCCATTTAGATTAAGAAACCATTTATTTCCACATCAGTGAAATGGGATCTGGCCTCATTTTTGCAGatattcattgatttttttttttttttttggtggaacTGCATTTTTCACTCCTGTCCCAGTgtcacacacaataaaacagcaCCTCGCTTTTACACTCAGATTAAGAAATTCCCGGTGAGGTGCTTTGTCTATTATTTTGCTGTCATCTGATGGCTGCAAAGAAAGCAGAGACGCTGCCGTTGCAGAGCTGTGCCACCTGTCAAGAACAATCTGCCTCAAAGATAATGAAGCTACAACAAGGTGAGGTCAGTGAAAAGCGATCctcacattattattattatttttttaatttttcgaACAGAAAAGTCAATCTGTGGATGTGTTTCTAACTGAGGCCCAAAGACGACTGCCAGACATGCCAGACAGACCAGTTAACAGCAGCATTCACTGCACCGTGCGACAGTCTGAGTCGAAATAAGTCGGCAGGCGCTGGGAGTAAGCTCCCGCCAATCACTTTTTCCTGACGCGGGAATTGTAAAAAGGATTTCTTGCGGCTAAACAGATGTGAAGACTCAAGCAGAGCTTCTGATGTAAGTTGAAAGCAGCCTTTCGTGATGATAAATTTCAACGCCATTGGCAGTTCTTACGGCTCATCAAGGTGAACTGAAAGCATCTGTGGTGACAAACACAGCTGAAAAGGTTTACTGGGTACGTGACACTATTTTGCTTCAAAGTTTGTCTTTGTGGCATCCTCAAGCTTCTGTTTGTTCTTTCTGTTTATATCGTGACAAGTTTGTGTTCTTTCGGTGGAATCAGTTGTGTAGACAAATTTAAATTACTTCATTAAATTTaacttttttgtgtttgttcattGTTAAAAGAAGGTGTAGGAATGTTTTGCATTAACAGGCAGCAGATAGATTGATTAGCTATGCACCACGTTAGTAATGGGATCTggtcgctgcagccggagcaggGCAGAGTCATTAAACGAGTTTATAACGGCAATGAATCATGAGTCACGAGTCAGAAAAAGGACTCTTAAGTCTTGCGTTCAGTTTTCACACCAGCACAGCTGAGTCAGGTCAGAGTGGGGGAAACAAGACGTCTCACTCTGCCTCTGGAACCTCGGCTTCTGCAGGGAGCCTCCAGCCACGGTGGGGCTCGGGATGGAGCCGTGCGCCCCGCCCCTGCACGATGgcgctgcagtgtttttcctgGCATCAGCTGCAGATTCTTCTTCTCTCAGAGGAAATGAGCTTTACGAGGCTAGACGGCGGAGTCAGCTTTATGGTGGAAATCTGTGCGGCTCCTGTTCCCAGCCTGCACGCGTCATTACCGCTTCGCCGCCACGCACATGTGGTGTAAAtctgctccacagcagctcctccgagGCCGCTCACGTCCCCGCTCACCGTGGGCCGTCCACATGTAGAaacagacgtcctgctggatgAATCAAACGCCCCCCTCAGCTTTGTGGGGACAGTCTGAACGAAGACGAAATGCAAGCAGAACAGAAGCCAGGCGGCTGAGCTCCACCAGCACTtctacactcacacacacacacactgtgtgtggtGCGCTGTCATGATCAAATTTCATTGGTTTTAATATGACGTGATTCACTGTTTTGGACTTGGTTTGTTGGACTGGTGTGGACTCTGTCCGGTTCCCGAGGCTTCCGTTCTCAGAGTCAACCTGCTGAGTCAGTGCTGAGGATGCTGCTGATCCCCATCCTGTAGTGAACCAGGAATATAAATCCTGGAACCTAATGGACCATGGATGAGTCTGACACCTTAACATGAACCCACCTGGTCTTCAAAGACCTCTACAGGTCTGTTGTGGATATGATCAGAGGAGATGAGTCTCTGGATCTCTGGATTAGTCGCTGGGACAATAACACATTAAAGAGATTCAAACATGGAAATCAACAAAGAACATGCATGCAGGTCATGCATCTGATAAATTTCCTTTCAGTTCctcatttacagcacattttcCCTGATTGTGTCTTTTtgccaccaaaaaaaacaaatccctgCCCAAGTGGACATGTCCAAATGAGATCCATGCACGATGGATGTCAGGGAGCCACATGCTAAATTTGACAGGAATTTGCCTCAGTGGCCACTGAGAGGACCTTTTCCAATGATTATGCTGATGCCCAAAATCAAGACCTGCatcagaccaggtccaggaccaggtcttgGCTCAGACTCAGGTACCTCTCCCTCagatgtgttgtgttgtgtctgcaggGTGATCACCTATGAGTGCTGTCCGGGCTACGAGAGGATCCCTGGAGAGAAAGGCTGTCCTGCAGGTAACAATCTGGAACCtcagcataaacacacactcagaaaatgAACGGTCATGATGTCAAAGAGTCATAATGCCTGTTAGAGCCTGAGAACACACTCtgacaccgtgtgtgtgtttgcagctctTCCTCTCGTGAACATCTACAACACTCTGGGTGTAGTTGGAGCTACAACCACAAAGATGTACACAGAACGAGCCCAgctgagggaggaggtggaaggTCCAGGAAGCTTCACCTTCTTTGCTCCAAGCAACGATGCCTGGGCTGCTCTGCCTGCTGTCAGTactggtggtggtgatgatgatgatgatgatgatgatggtggttatgatgatgaagatgagtgTTTGCTTTGTAGGAAATCCTGGATGCTCTGGTGAGCAACGTGAACATCGAGTTGTTGAACGCTCTCCATTACCACATGGTGAACCGCAGACTGACCTCGGAGGACCTGAGGCAcggctcctccttctcctccatgtACCAGGACTTCAAGGTTCACATCCATCACTACAGCAACGGGGTGAGtgcacacactcccacacagcGATGCATGGTGGAACACATCTGTGcgtaaccacacacacataaacacacgaTAGCTACACAAACTGTAGCTCAGCTACAAGCTATAACACACAGCTACGCTTAAGTACAACCAGCATCACACTCTAACATACAATATAGAAgccactgtgacacacacacacacacacacaaatataaactTTATGTGGCGCCCCTGCAGGTGGTGACGGTGAACTGTGCCCGCCTGATCAAGCCCGACCAGCATGCCACAAACGGCATTGTGCACGTGGTAGACCGCGTCATCACCGCTGTCAGCAACAGCATGCAGACCATCATGGACGTGGACGGCGacctggagacgctgcaggtcAGTGCAGCCATTCGTGACTCCTCGATCAGCCAACCAGAGATCAGTCCCAGAGCGGTCTGACGTTTCACTCTCCGCGTTCCAGGCGGCCTTCGTTACCGCCGGACTGACCAACATCCTGGAGGACGAGGGCCAGTACACCATCTTTGCTCCCACCAACGAGGCCTTCGAGAAGATTCCCCCCGACACCCTGAACCGGATCCTGAAAGACCCCGTGGCTCTGACGGGTAAGCACAGGGGTCTCAGTGTCTGTGCTGCGGCTGACTGACCGGGACCGGGCGTAACCCGATCCTCCACTGCGTATCGTCTCAGACATGCTGAACTACCACATCCTGAAGCACATGCAGTGCGCCGAGTCGGTGGTGGCAGGGACGCCAATGGAGACACTGCAGGGCACGACGCTGGAGGTCGGCTGTGACGGAGACTCAATGACGCTCAACGGGAAGGCCATCGTCACCAAGAAGGACCAGCTGGGCACGAACGGGGTCATCCACTACATTAATGAGCTGCTCATCCCCGACTCAGGTGACTGTACTACCACTACTTTCCCTGCTGATACTGCGAATTGTTGTGTCACTACTGTTCCCAGTATTTCAGTACCAGTACTGTCAATAACTGAAACCTCTTGCAGCAAAGACTCTGTTGGAGTTGGCTGACGGTTCATCTATTTCCACGGCGACCAAGTTGTTTGTGGAGGCGGGGCTCAGCTCCCACCTGACGGGCTCGGAGGCCCTCACCCTGATGGCTCCTCTCAACGATGCTTTCAAAGGTAACGCGTGGCGTTCGCCAGCTGTGTGCAGCATATGCGCTCAGAGCGTGACCGTGTGTGTTTGACGTGTCCCGGTACGCCCGCAGGCACCGTGACCATGACTCCGGAAATCAGGAAGCTGATGACCAATCACatcctgaaggagcagctgtCCTCCAAAGCGCTGTACCACGGCCAGGAGCTGGAGACACTCGGAGGCCTGCGACTGCGCGTCTTCGTCTACAGAAATGTGAGAACAGCGTCTGTTCATTTAGTCATTCGTTCCCTTATTTATTCACTTATTCTGTAATTCCTTCAATCGGTTTTTCAAGTTAATGAGATGTAATGACATGAAATGTGGGTTTCCATCGTCTGCTCCTGGGATTCAGACGTTGGGATAGACCAGGTGACTCATGCTCGGTTTAAAAAGCTCTTTAATGGAGGAGACGGAAGTGCGCGTCAGCACCTCATTACCGCACCGCGGGCGGTCCAGACCTCTTTGCTgtggagatggaaaaaaaacatcagagtCTGCACACAGGACGGTCTTTTGCAGTCACTTACATGTAGCCTCTCTGTCAACATACATCAAGTCacacttaatttaaaaaataaaacaacgtAACGGCAGCAAGCATCATCCACTGTGAGACTCCCTCCACACAAACAGCTGTTCTATCTGATGATGAACCCACGGATGTTGAGAGACGGTACTGATCGGTGGACGTGAAGGCCACATCTGGTTTTAATGTGAGCATACGTCCTTAACTTATACAAAGgtttcctgtttattttgaaCCCTGTAGAACTCCTCGTGACCATGTAGAACTCTGTAAAATTCTTCAGGGTTATATAAGACCCTGTGTGACCCTGTGAGACCACTTACAGACCAGTAGGACCCCGTGGAATCGTTTCAAATCTATGAGGTCCTTAAAGGACCCTTTAGAACCCGGCAAGACCCTGTGAAATCCCTTAAAAATCCTTCGGGGACAGAGAGAACCCGGCCGGACCCTTCAGAACCCCATTATTCATCTGATCAGAGGAGAGGCGGTGTCCTTCTGATGTTTCTACTGGTCCCCAAATGTTCCAGGTCTCGGACCCGTGGGTGGTTCACATTCTGCTCACTAATGAACTCTGCAGACCACAACCAGCTTCCTGCCTCCCACCACATCTAAGTCTttccagactgtgtgtgtgcgtgtgtgtatgtgcatttaCTGTATCAGATGACTGACTGTTTGTGAGATAAATGTTGGTTGAAATGTGTGTCTGGTTGATATTTAATCTTCttctgtaatgtgtgtgtgtgtgtgtgtgtgtgtgtgtgtgtgtgtgtgtgtgtgtgtgtgtgtgtgtggtacatgTGTGACGCATATGTGTGTTTGCGTGGTGTGTATAATATTTCATCCGTGCGCGGTGCCGTTACAGAACTTGTGCATAGAGAATGCCTGCATTGCTGCCCACGATAAGACGGGACGCTTCGGCACCATGTTCACCGTGGACAAAGTCCTGACCCCCCCCATGGGGACTCTGATGGACATCCTGAAGTCTGATGACCGCTTCAGGTGACAAAGACCAATCTGTTGtatcaattcagttttattgataAATCTCCAAATACAACTTAAAACACCTGTGTAATCATTTTGCCTGTTATTACCTATTATTATCACAGCTATCACTCTTTCTTGACTCTACAGTCACCCTTTAATCACCCATTTAATCACTGTTGTCACACGATCGCCGCTCTGGTCTGACTCTGTTCTCAGTACCCTGGTTGGAGCCATCCAGACAGCAGGCATGACGGAGCTGTTGAACCAGGAGGGGGCGCTCACCTTCTTCGCCCCCACCAACGAAGCCTTCAGCGCGCACGCCGACCTCAACAGGCTGCTCAGTGAGTACAGAAACATGTGAGGCGGTGCAGCGGGTGTCATTAATCAGACAGACGTGCAGTCAGGagaggagcttctggaggatctcacggcagcctgcagctccttcttTGGTCTGAACGTCAGGAAGCCTCCAGCTCCTGTTTACACGTCTCGGCGTCTCGGACATCCGCCGGCCTGCTCCCCGTCCGTCGCCTCCTCATAACAACATGCCGCCGCTCCTCGTGTTCACTCAGATGgaactgtctctgtgtgtgtcaggtgatcCGGCGGCGCTGGCGGGGGTGCTGAGGTATCACCTCGGAGAGGGTCTGCTGGTCAGCGGGGGAGTCAGCTCCCACACCCGTGTCACCCCTCTGCAGGGAGACAAGCTGGAGATGGGCGTGGTCAGTCCCAACTTTAATTGGCATTCCCATGTGAACAAAATACATTCCAACAGATTTTATTATAATACATAAACGTAACGATCTGACTCAACGTGACAAGACCCAGTTAACCAAACCGATTGATTCACAGACAGTCtaatgcaggggtgtcaaacataaggccggtgggccaaaaccagcctccAAGAGGCTCCAATATGggcaccaaaccaccaagaaaatttttaaattttcagagaaaatatttggtaacactttacttgaagcccccctgtataacacattataagtagttataaacactcatacatgatcacaatgctttataactcactatacagcataggattagggttagggttaggtcctggcattgtgatcgtctatgaatgtttataactatagctacacgtgttataatggcattataatgatttatgaatgtacttataatgtgttatacaggggggcttcaagtaagtGTTACcaaatattttttaaacaaatttctgaagcgtagcagacacaacacaacactgagatccGAGCTGAGTTATCAGTTATCAGTGAATGAAAGTTCTGCCATTGCCAAAGCTATGCCATTGCTATCAAACTGGCTTCAGaaccatgctgtcagggtgagtttgtaaaaacatccataatgcagcagctgtgggagaaactttttcatttactgcattttgcaccagaagctttcattaaaattggctttttgTTGAAATTGTTGAAATTTTCTGtcgtaattgtttggtttttcaaaaaaaaaagacgttttcTTGCGCATACACTACAccactttaaagtttaaattaaaggttattatggcattGTCCAGCCCACTCAGTATGAAATCCCCTCAACTAAATGTGTTGAACACCGATGCTGAATGAACTCGTTTCTGATCAGGTATGGTTAACCAGTCTccgtttgtatttgtgtttcagCGTAACTACACTGTCTATGTCAACAAGATCCCCGTGGCAGACGCCGACCTCATGGCCACCAACGGCGTCGTGCACGCCGTCAACAGCATCATCAAACCTCTGCGTGAGTCCACTGGTCTCGATGTTGTCGTCACTGTCGCGTTCTTGTTTTTCTATCTTGTTTATGCtgtttcattgttgttgtttagcTCCGAAGGTAGATCGTGAGCAGTCGGATGCCCCCGCGGCACCGCTAAGAGCCGCCGCTTCTTTCCGGGTGAGAACTCAGCGACACCTTGTGGACATTTTGTGGGAGTACACTGAACCAACCAATGACCAATTATCTGACTGACTGGCGTCACTACACCAGTTCTCTGGCTGTTCATTGTCCTTTTTCGCTGAGCAGTCCATCAGAGTAGCGATGTTCTCTCACAATccgtctcctctctgtcctgcagGCTGATGCCAAGAGCTTCAGGAATGGTGAGTCGATTTTCCGCTGACGCCTGACCCAGGGCTGAGGAGGCATGCCTCTGCTCCAGGCTGGTGCAGCGCCTCGTCTGGATCCCTCTCCTGATCTGGTCGTGATCTGTTCCTGATCCCGGTCtgtgctgttgtgtttgtgtgtccagaGAATCTGTTCAGGCAGGTGGTCCGAAGTCGCTCCAGCAGGACGATGCAGCAGTgagcctgcagaggaggaaccagcgGAGAAGAAAGAGGGTCACGGAGGTGACATGATGCATTCAGTGTCAGCTCAAAATGtcagaagaaggagaaaatgttttttaaacttaaactttttgtaaaaaaaatgaagaaaactcGTAGTTTGGagttgctgcagtgttttttaaagccagcagggggcgacctCGCCCCGTCTCGAGCTGCAACATTCAGCCTGTGTTtgtaaaataaagctgaaagtGACAAAATACCTGAGTCGCCTCTGAATGCACCACACAGGCACACCTCACTTCTGTGCAtgtgacctctgtgtgtgtacacgtgaCCTCTATCCACAGTTACTGCCACCAAATGAGGTTCAGCATCATCAAACTctacaaagttttttttttttccctgaagtTTATGAAGTAGCAGTAAAGTCCGAGAAGCAGAGAGTCCACAGAGGAAGGAGCTCTGGTTATTGCAGTCTATGGCTGTAATAACAGGGTTGCCAATGAAAGCAGATGCCATTCAATTTTCAgttaaattttattttgatcaaatgcaacacaaacccaacaattccacataaGCAAGCAGAGGGGACGTTAGAGAGGAAGAACTCCATTTTTAAGATGAGGAAACCTgtggaaccagaggaggagactagCGCACATTGTCAAGAGATATAACTCCATGTTTGGGTAGTGGCGGGCACAAGGAAACAGCAACAAACAGATCGTCAATAAAGTCATAAGTCACTGCGGTCGTCTTGGGGGCAGGAGACTCAGACCATGACCTTTTAGTACCACTGTTACAGCACTCCAGGAAGgtaaagacagacagagaagacaggagggAGAGAATCATGTAAGAAGCTCAGGGCAGCTCCCAGGAGTCTGAACCTAAAGCAGCTTAACGAGAAAATGCTCCAGGATGGCCTGAACAAGCCTTAACTGTAATCTTTATTAAAGAGAAACGTCTTAACCTAActttaaaagacaaaactgtGTTAGATTAGGCAGAATGGGTACCTAAAATGATTAAAAGAGCAGAGAGGACACATCCTGGAGGGAAAGTGACAGATGAGAAAATGACCTGTTAGTTCAAAACATAACTAAACCATCTGGGTTGTGTTCAACCATTTAAGACATATTGCTGTATTTAACAGCTGTATAACCAACTAGACATTTACACTAAACAACAACTTCCACTAAAGTTGTCCTTTTGGTTAGTCCAGAATGTTATCTAAACCTAAACTTGAGTGATTAAGAAAGTACAAGTAAGTGTTTCTGCCACTGCACAATAATTGGGACGAAATGATGTAGCTATGCCCAAattaaaaaggatttttttttttatcaacctGGTTTTTTTCTGATCTGTTATATTTAGACCATTACATAATATTGTgacttccttcttttcttttatttcaccATTCTGTGATATAATTTCCATTACTTCTCTCTCCTatcctgttgttgtttgttctattttctttgtctttacaTAGAGAGTGAAAAAAGTCGGAGTCACATTCCTTGCTTGTCATACACAAACTTGGCCATAGCTGATTCTGATTGTGAttccaattattttttttaatattttatttatagcttTTTCAATTTTagatacacacaaaacaacacacacaaacagaacacacatgAGATGCcagttcaacaaaacaaaaacgaaaaaagcaataacagtaataataataataatgataatgatagcaagtaaataaattatatatatatatatatacacatacatacatacatacatacacacacacatacacgcgcaTATATAtagacatacatacatgcatacatacaaaCATGCATATagtatacatatatacacatatacgcacatatacatacatacatacacattcaCATGAGCAAATGTAGATATCCACAcgtggaaaattaaaaaatagatACCAAAGCCAGTCAGTTCAAGCCATATTCAGAGAGAGCAGAAGTCTacaccaggagaccaggagaccccTGTGACTATAGGAGCAAGATCGGCGTGGGAGAATCGAAACCATAGAATCAAAACAAGATAATCAATTTCTGATTTGTGCAATGAAAGGACCCCAGATCTTATAAAACACAGGTTGGGCTCCAGCTCAACAGTAGCGTACTTCCTCAAGATAGATACAGGAAACCATATCATTTAACCACGTTTTGAAACAAGGGGGTGAGGGCGACTTCCACTCTCGCAATATGACACGTTTTGCAATAACCAGACCAAATGCAAGGGCCATTTGTGATGCTCTTGGAAAAGACAGGGTATGCTTAGAATGACCGAGAATCACCAGTAAACCATCAGGGAGCAGTTTTCTGTTGAATACATTACTGTAGAAATTGAAAACACTATCCCAAAAAATCCTAAGCGCAGGGCAGGCCCAGAAAAGATGACCAAGCGTCCCATCGGCAGACTTGCACCTATCACAGGTCGGAGATACGGTGGGAAATATGCTATTTAGCTTAGTCTTAGAGAAGTGGAGAATAACTTTAAATTGGATAAGTTGAAGTCTAGCGGTAATTGAGCAATCTTTCACAGTGCCTAAAGCACCATTCCAATTATTATCCTCTTTTTACTGACAGATtacaaattaaatcaaaatcaGAACTCATGCAAAAATCAGTCCAAGACATCTCTGTGTAAACTGACTAAATTAAAGCATAATTGTTCATACAAACATGTTTGAACAATAACAGATTTGCTGTACAGTAAATACAAGTGCACGTGTGGAGGCAGTAATACCTCCGGTCCGTCGGGTGGCGCTGTGGGCGTTCCCTGCGTGTCACGTGGCTTTCTACCGGGTGTACGGCGACACGTGACAGCACGGAGGCAAGCGGGATGCAGGTtcccgagctgctgcagcgggTCGGTCAGGTCCTGCTACCGGGAGATGAGTTCCgcctggaccaggaggacaaCATCTCTCTGACGGAGGTG harbors:
- the tgfbi gene encoding transforming growth factor-beta-induced protein ig-h3, which translates into the protein MMTVCARVPGLLLVLVPVLTLFLSACVARSPYQAVLQHSRIRGRLQGPNVCAMQQVKGTDKKYFTNCKQWYHRKVCGKPTVITYECCPGYERIPGEKGCPAALPLVNIYNTLGVVGATTTKMYTERAQLREEVEGPGSFTFFAPSNDAWAALPAEILDALVSNVNIELLNALHYHMVNRRLTSEDLRHGSSFSSMYQDFKVHIHHYSNGVVTVNCARLIKPDQHATNGIVHVVDRVITAVSNSMQTIMDVDGDLETLQAAFVTAGLTNILEDEGQYTIFAPTNEAFEKIPPDTLNRILKDPVALTDMLNYHILKHMQCAESVVAGTPMETLQGTTLEVGCDGDSMTLNGKAIVTKKDQLGTNGVIHYINELLIPDSAKTLLELADGSSISTATKLFVEAGLSSHLTGSEALTLMAPLNDAFKGTVTMTPEIRKLMTNHILKEQLSSKALYHGQELETLGGLRLRVFVYRNNLCIENACIAAHDKTGRFGTMFTVDKVLTPPMGTLMDILKSDDRFSTLVGAIQTAGMTELLNQEGALTFFAPTNEAFSAHADLNRLLSDPAALAGVLRYHLGEGLLVSGGVSSHTRVTPLQGDKLEMGVRNYTVYVNKIPVADADLMATNGVVHAVNSIIKPLPPKVDREQSDAPAAPLRAAASFRADAKSFRNENLFRQVVRSRSSRTMQQ